One region of Duncaniella freteri genomic DNA includes:
- a CDS encoding beta-class carbonic anhydrase — MIEEILKHNCEFVAQKGYEKFATSKYPDKKIAIVTCMDTRLVELLPAALGLRNGDVKIIKNAGGTITNPFDSTMRSLLVAVYELGVNEIMVIGHTGCGVQGMNAAEMLHLMRERGVSEEHISLMRHCGIDLDSWLHGFEDTDAAVAETMDLIRNHPLMAQDVKVGGYIMDSLTGELRVVG, encoded by the coding sequence ATGATTGAGGAAATTTTGAAGCATAATTGTGAGTTTGTGGCGCAGAAAGGGTATGAGAAGTTTGCAACCTCGAAGTATCCTGATAAGAAGATCGCCATAGTTACTTGTATGGACACTCGGCTTGTGGAGCTTCTTCCGGCGGCTTTGGGGCTGCGCAACGGAGATGTTAAGATAATCAAGAATGCCGGCGGGACAATCACCAATCCTTTCGACTCGACCATGCGTTCGCTGCTTGTCGCGGTGTATGAGCTTGGGGTGAACGAGATTATGGTGATAGGGCACACCGGCTGCGGAGTGCAGGGGATGAATGCTGCGGAGATGCTTCACCTGATGCGTGAGCGCGGGGTGAGTGAGGAGCATATCTCGCTGATGAGGCATTGCGGCATAGATCTTGACAGCTGGTTGCATGGTTTTGAGGACACGGATGCCGCTGTGGCTGAGACTATGGACCTGATACGCAATCATCCGCTCATGGCGCAGGATGTCAAGGTGGGCGGCTATATAATGGATTCGCTCACAGGTGAGCTGAGGGTGGTAGGATAG
- a CDS encoding Lrp/AsnC family transcriptional regulator, with translation MAIALDRLDETDIKILRLLQQNARLTLKEIGAQVNLSSTPVYERFRRLEREGYIKAYVTVLDEEKLNMGFTAYCSVTLKQQNKANAKEFADVIMGLQEVTECYNISGRFDYLVKIQVPSMKAYREFVMNVLGCLEYVASFESTFVMDEVKHEFGISI, from the coding sequence ATGGCTATCGCGCTTGACCGGCTTGACGAGACCGATATCAAGATACTCCGCCTGCTTCAGCAGAACGCTCGCCTCACGCTTAAGGAGATCGGCGCGCAGGTGAATCTGTCGTCCACTCCTGTGTATGAGCGTTTCAGGCGGCTGGAACGCGAGGGCTATATCAAGGCCTATGTGACAGTTCTTGACGAGGAGAAGCTCAACATGGGCTTCACTGCATATTGCAGTGTGACGCTCAAGCAGCAGAACAAGGCTAATGCCAAGGAGTTTGCCGATGTCATCATGGGATTGCAGGAGGTGACGGAGTGCTACAATATTTCGGGGCGGTTTGATTATCTGGTCAAGATACAGGTGCCGAGCATGAAGGCTTACAGGGAATTTGTCATGAATGTCCTTGGCTGTCTTGAGTATGTAGCCTCGTTCGAGTCGACTTTTGTGATGGACGAGGTGAAGCACGAATTCGGCATATCTATATAG
- the tuf gene encoding elongation factor Tu encodes MAKEKFERTKPHVNIGTIGHVDHGKTTLTAAITTVLAKNGLSEVKSFDQIDNAPEEKERGITINTSHVEYETANRHYAHVDCPGHADYVKNMVTGAAQMDGAIIVVAATDGPMPQTREHILLARQVNVPRLVVFLNKCDMVDDEEMFDLVEMEMRDLLSSYEYDGDNTPIIRGSALGALNGEPQWEEKVMELMAAVDSWIPLPPRDIDKPFLMPVEDVFSITGRGTVATGRIETGIVKVGDEVQIMGLGADMKSVVTGVEMFRKLLDQGEAGDNVGLLLRGIDKKDIKRGMVICHPGVVKPHSKFKASVYILKKEEGGRHTPFHNHYRPQFYIRTLDVTGEITLPEGVEMVMPGDHVEINVELINPVACDAGLRFAIREGGRTVGSGQITEILE; translated from the coding sequence ATGGCAAAAGAAAAATTCGAAAGAACGAAGCCGCATGTTAACATCGGTACTATCGGTCACGTTGACCATGGCAAGACTACTCTTACCGCAGCCATCACCACAGTGCTCGCAAAGAACGGTCTTTCTGAGGTTAAGTCATTCGATCAGATCGACAACGCGCCCGAGGAGAAAGAGCGTGGTATCACAATCAATACCTCTCACGTAGAGTACGAGACCGCTAACCGTCACTATGCACACGTTGACTGTCCGGGTCACGCTGACTACGTGAAGAACATGGTCACCGGTGCCGCTCAGATGGACGGTGCTATCATCGTAGTTGCTGCGACTGACGGTCCTATGCCCCAGACTCGCGAGCACATCCTTCTCGCTCGTCAGGTGAACGTTCCTCGTCTTGTTGTATTCCTCAACAAGTGCGACATGGTTGACGACGAAGAGATGTTCGACCTCGTTGAAATGGAAATGCGTGATCTTCTTTCGTCTTACGAATATGACGGCGACAATACTCCTATCATCCGCGGTTCTGCTCTTGGTGCTCTCAATGGCGAGCCCCAGTGGGAAGAGAAGGTTATGGAGCTCATGGCAGCTGTTGACAGCTGGATTCCCCTGCCTCCCCGCGACATCGACAAGCCCTTCCTTATGCCTGTTGAGGACGTGTTCTCAATCACCGGTCGTGGTACAGTTGCTACCGGTCGTATCGAGACTGGTATCGTGAAGGTAGGTGACGAAGTTCAGATCATGGGTCTTGGTGCCGACATGAAGTCAGTAGTTACCGGTGTCGAGATGTTCCGCAAGCTTCTTGATCAGGGTGAAGCAGGTGACAACGTAGGTCTCCTCCTCCGTGGTATCGACAAGAAGGACATCAAGCGCGGTATGGTAATCTGTCACCCTGGTGTCGTTAAGCCCCACAGCAAGTTCAAAGCTTCTGTCTACATCCTCAAGAAAGAGGAAGGTGGCCGTCACACTCCTTTCCACAACCACTATCGTCCCCAGTTCTACATCCGTACACTTGACGTTACCGGTGAGATCACTCTCCCCGAAGGTGTAGAGATGGTAATGCCCGGTGACCACGTTGAGATCAACGTTGAGCTCATCAACCCGGTAGCTTGTGACGCAGGTCTGCGTTTCGCTATCCGTGAGGGCGGACGTACCGTAGGTTCAGGTCAGATCACCGAGATCCTTGAATAA
- the secE gene encoding preprotein translocase subunit SecE translates to MSKLKLLTDIEESYTELRYKTSWPTKTQLIKSAVIVLVASIIIAAIIFVMDQVVDTIMHFIYSLGQ, encoded by the coding sequence ATGAGTAAACTTAAACTGCTTACGGATATCGAGGAGTCATATACCGAGCTCAGGTATAAGACTTCTTGGCCCACCAAGACCCAGCTGATCAAGAGCGCGGTAATCGTGCTTGTCGCTTCCATCATCATAGCAGCGATTATCTTTGTGATGGATCAGGTGGTCGACACCATTATGCACTTTATCTACTCACTCGGACAGTAA
- the nusG gene encoding transcription termination/antitermination protein NusG, which translates to MAEELKKAWYVLRAISGKEAKVKEVLDGAIRNTGLGDYVFQVLIPTEKVMSVKNGKKVVKEKNLYSGYVFVECILTGEVLYELRNTTNVIDFLRGRGKDAAPESLRESEVRRMLGAADDMLDGVDDGNDYMVGEAVKVTAGPFSGFDGIIEEVNREKKKLKVMVKIFGRKTPLELENSQVVRE; encoded by the coding sequence ATGGCTGAAGAATTGAAGAAAGCTTGGTATGTGCTTCGCGCCATCTCAGGTAAAGAAGCTAAGGTAAAAGAGGTGCTTGACGGAGCTATCCGCAACACCGGCCTCGGCGACTACGTCTTTCAGGTGCTGATACCTACCGAGAAGGTTATGTCGGTGAAGAATGGTAAGAAGGTCGTTAAGGAGAAGAACCTCTACTCCGGTTACGTCTTCGTTGAGTGCATTCTTACGGGCGAGGTACTCTATGAGCTCCGCAATACCACAAATGTTATCGACTTCCTGCGCGGACGCGGCAAGGATGCTGCGCCCGAGTCGTTGCGTGAGTCGGAGGTGCGCCGCATGCTCGGTGCAGCCGATGATATGCTCGACGGTGTGGATGACGGCAATGACTACATGGTAGGCGAGGCTGTAAAGGTGACCGCCGGTCCGTTCTCAGGGTTTGACGGAATCATCGAGGAGGTCAATCGTGAGAAGAAGAAGCTCAAGGTGATGGTCAAGATCTTCGGGCGCAAAACACCGCTCGAACTTGAGAATTCGCAGGTAGTGCGTGAATAA
- the rplK gene encoding 50S ribosomal protein L11, translating into MAKEIAGQIKLQIKGGAANPSPPVGPALGSKGINIMEFCKQFNARTQDKAGKVLPVVITYYTDKSFDFVVKTPPVAIQLLEVSKVKSGSAQPNRKKVAEITWDQVKAIAEDKMPDLNCFNVASAMRMVAGTARSMGITVKGTFPENI; encoded by the coding sequence ATGGCTAAAGAAATTGCTGGACAGATCAAATTGCAAATCAAGGGAGGTGCAGCAAACCCCTCTCCTCCAGTTGGTCCTGCCCTCGGTTCGAAGGGTATCAACATCATGGAGTTTTGCAAGCAATTCAATGCCCGCACCCAGGACAAGGCCGGCAAGGTGCTCCCTGTAGTAATCACTTATTACACCGACAAGAGCTTTGACTTCGTAGTCAAGACTCCTCCTGTCGCCATCCAGCTCCTTGAGGTATCCAAGGTGAAGAGCGGTTCCGCTCAGCCCAACCGTAAGAAGGTTGCCGAGATCACCTGGGACCAGGTAAAGGCTATTGCTGAGGACAAAATGCCCGATTTGAACTGTTTCAACGTTGCATCGGCAATGCGTATGGTTGCCGGTACTGCCAGAAGCATGGGTATCACCGTGAAAGGAACATTCCCCGAAAACATTTAA
- the rplA gene encoding 50S ribosomal protein L1, with translation MTKLTKNQKIAQEKVEAGKTYTLAEAVELVKEITFTKFDASLDVDVRLGVDPRKANQMVRGVVTLPNGTGKQVRVLVLCNSDAEAAAKAAGADYVGLDEYIDKIKGGWTDIDVIITQPAIMGKIGALGRILGPRGLMPNPKSGTVTVDVAKAVEEVKKGKIDFKVDKNGIVHSSVGKVSFDAQAARENVREFINTLIKLKPATAKGTYIKSIYLSSTMSPGIKIDPKSIDE, from the coding sequence ATGACTAAACTGACCAAAAATCAAAAGATTGCCCAGGAGAAGGTTGAAGCAGGGAAAACCTACACGCTTGCTGAAGCTGTAGAGCTCGTTAAGGAGATAACCTTCACTAAGTTTGACGCTTCGCTCGACGTGGATGTTCGTCTCGGCGTTGACCCCCGTAAGGCCAACCAGATGGTACGTGGCGTTGTCACACTCCCCAACGGAACAGGCAAGCAGGTGCGCGTGCTCGTGCTCTGCAACTCTGACGCCGAGGCTGCCGCTAAGGCTGCCGGTGCTGACTACGTAGGCCTTGATGAGTACATTGATAAGATCAAGGGCGGATGGACCGACATTGATGTCATCATCACCCAGCCCGCTATCATGGGTAAGATCGGAGCTCTCGGCCGTATCCTCGGTCCCCGTGGTCTGATGCCTAACCCTAAGAGCGGAACTGTGACTGTCGACGTCGCTAAGGCTGTCGAGGAGGTCAAGAAGGGTAAGATCGACTTCAAGGTTGACAAGAACGGCATCGTTCACTCTTCCGTAGGCAAGGTGTCGTTTGACGCTCAGGCTGCGCGTGAGAATGTCCGCGAGTTTATCAACACTCTTATCAAGCTCAAGCCCGCTACCGCAAAGGGTACCTACATCAAGAGCATTTATCTTTCGAGCACCATGAGTCCGGGCATCAAGATCGACCCCAAGTCGATTGATGAGTAA
- the rplJ gene encoding 50S ribosomal protein L10: MKKEDKIIAIQNIAKTIQEYGCFYLVETAGLDAEKTTALRRACNNAEVKLMVVKNTLLHKALESLEGDYSELYGALHGSTSLMLSNVGNAPAKLIKEFVKGDKDAKLPAFKAAYVEETVYVGADQLSTLEAIKSKNELIADVIALLQSPAKNVVSGLQSGANKLHGILETLSQKEA, translated from the coding sequence ATGAAAAAGGAAGATAAAATCATAGCTATCCAGAACATAGCCAAGACTATCCAGGAGTATGGCTGCTTCTATCTCGTAGAGACCGCCGGTCTTGACGCAGAAAAGACCACAGCCCTTCGCCGTGCCTGCAACAATGCAGAGGTGAAGCTTATGGTAGTCAAGAACACCCTGCTCCACAAGGCTCTTGAGAGCCTCGAAGGTGACTACTCAGAGCTTTACGGAGCTCTCCACGGATCAACTTCGCTGATGCTCAGCAATGTGGGCAATGCGCCCGCAAAGCTCATCAAGGAGTTCGTAAAGGGTGACAAGGACGCTAAGCTCCCCGCCTTCAAGGCCGCTTATGTAGAGGAGACAGTTTACGTAGGTGCCGACCAGCTCAGCACACTCGAAGCTATCAAGAGCAAGAACGAGCTCATCGCCGATGTCATCGCTCTTCTCCAGTCCCCCGCCAAGAATGTTGTTTCCGGCCTCCAGTCCGGTGCCAACAAGCTTCATGGCATCCTTGAGACTCTCTCTCAGAAAGAGGCTTAG
- the rplL gene encoding 50S ribosomal protein L7/L12, which yields MADLKAFAEQLVNLTVKEVNELAQILKDEYGIEPAAAAVAVAAGPAAGAPAAEEKTSFDVVLKSAGASKLAVVKLVKELTGLGLKEAKEMVDGAPSVLKEGMAKADAEGLKKQLEEAGAEVELK from the coding sequence ATGGCAGATCTCAAAGCTTTTGCAGAACAACTCGTTAATCTCACCGTTAAGGAAGTAAACGAACTCGCTCAGATCCTCAAGGACGAGTACGGTATCGAACCCGCAGCTGCAGCTGTAGCAGTAGCAGCAGGTCCCGCAGCAGGTGCTCCCGCAGCTGAGGAAAAGACCTCATTTGACGTTGTCCTCAAGTCAGCTGGCGCAAGCAAGCTCGCTGTTGTTAAGCTCGTTAAGGAACTCACCGGTCTCGGTCTCAAGGAGGCTAAGGAGATGGTTGACGGCGCACCCTCTGTTCTTAAGGAAGGCATGGCTAAGGCCGACGCTGAGGGTCTCAAGAAGCAGCTCGAAGAGGCTGGCGCAGAGGTTGAGCTCAAATAA
- the rpoB gene encoding DNA-directed RNA polymerase subunit beta yields MSDTKAIKPRVNFATVKNPLPYPDFLEVQLKSFQDFLQLDTPPEKRNNEGLYNVFAENFPIADTRNNFVLEFLDYYIDPPRYTIDECLERGLTYSVPLKAKLKLYCTDPDHEDFATVIQDVYLGAIPYMTDKGTFVINGAERVVVSQLHRSPGVFFGQSTHANGTKLYSARIIPFRGSWIEFATDINNVMYAYIDRKKKLPVTTLLRAIGLESDKDIIEIFGLAEEVKVNKTNLKKAVGRKLAARVLKTWAEDFVDEDTGEVASIERNEVILDRESVIEEEDIENILNSGVQTILLHKEDANTTDYKIIFNTLQKDATNSEKEAIQYIYRQLRNAEPPDDASAREVIINLFFSEKRYDLGEVGRYRINKKLGLTTSMDVKVLTKEDIIAIIKYLIELINSKTDVDDIDHLSNRRVRTVGEQLYNQFGVGLARMSRTIRERMNVRDNEVFTPIDLINAKTISSVINSFFGTNALSQFMDQTNPLAEITHKRRLSALGPGGLSRERAGFEVRDVHYTHYGRLCPIETPEGPNIGLISSLCVYAKINDLGFIETPYREVKDGRVDLNNDDIVYMTAEVEEGKIIAQGNAPVDDEGNFINDRVKARMDADFPIVAPDQVELMDVSPAQIASIAASLIPFLEHDDANRALMGSNMMRQAVPLMRSESPIVGTGIEGQLIRDSRTQIMAEGAGVIEFVDATVIRIRYDRTEEEEFVAFEDSVKEYHLPKFRKTNQSTTIDLRPICNKGQRVQRGDILTEGYSTEKGELALGRNLKVAFMPWKGYNYEDAIVLNERVVKEDILTSVHVDDFTLEVRETKRGMEELTSDIPNVSEDATKDLDERGIVRVGAHIIPGDIMIGKITPKGESDPTPEEKLLRAIFGDKAGDVKDASLKASPSLKGVVIGTHLYQKAEKKKTKKASSAVLPKLDEEYEERQSSLKDVLVKKLMTLTDGKTSQGVKDFLGSDIIPKGAKFAAGTLKEIDYDTINLSKWTSDAHKNDLIRATIVNYLRKSKEIEAAHRRKKYDISIGDDLPSGIMKLAKVYVAKKRKISVGDKMAGRHGNKGIVSRIVRQEDMPFLADGTPVDIVLNPLGVPSRMNLGQIFETVLGWAGRELGEKFATPIFDGATLENLNEWTDKAGIPRYGKTYLYDGGTGERFDQPATVGVIYMLKLGHMVEDKMHARSIGPYSLITQQPLGGKAQFGGQRFGEMEVWALEAFGASHVLQEIITVKSDDVTGRSKTYEAIVKGEPMPAAGIPESLNVLLHELRGLGLSIKLEQ; encoded by the coding sequence ATGTCAGACACCAAAGCCATCAAGCCGCGCGTAAACTTTGCGACGGTCAAAAATCCCCTCCCTTACCCCGACTTCCTGGAGGTGCAGCTGAAGTCCTTTCAGGATTTCCTTCAGCTCGACACTCCCCCGGAGAAGCGTAACAACGAGGGTCTCTACAATGTGTTTGCCGAGAACTTCCCCATCGCTGACACCCGCAACAACTTTGTGTTAGAGTTCCTCGACTACTACATCGACCCCCCGCGTTACACTATCGACGAGTGTCTGGAGCGCGGACTCACCTACAGTGTGCCCCTCAAGGCGAAACTCAAGCTCTATTGCACCGACCCTGACCACGAGGACTTCGCCACTGTGATCCAGGATGTGTATCTTGGAGCCATCCCCTATATGACCGACAAGGGCACCTTTGTGATCAACGGTGCCGAGCGTGTAGTGGTGTCGCAGCTTCACCGTTCGCCCGGTGTGTTCTTCGGACAGAGCACCCATGCCAACGGCACCAAGCTCTACAGCGCGCGTATCATCCCCTTCCGCGGAAGCTGGATAGAGTTTGCGACTGACATCAACAACGTGATGTATGCTTACATCGACCGTAAGAAAAAACTCCCTGTGACCACTCTGCTCCGTGCCATCGGACTTGAGAGCGACAAGGACATCATCGAGATCTTCGGTCTCGCCGAGGAGGTTAAGGTCAACAAGACCAATCTCAAGAAGGCTGTGGGCCGCAAGCTCGCTGCACGTGTCCTCAAGACATGGGCCGAGGACTTCGTGGACGAGGATACCGGCGAGGTTGCCTCCATTGAGCGTAACGAGGTAATTCTCGACCGCGAGAGCGTCATTGAGGAGGAGGATATCGAAAACATTCTCAACTCAGGGGTGCAGACCATACTCCTGCACAAGGAAGATGCCAACACCACTGACTACAAGATAATATTCAACACTCTCCAGAAGGATGCCACCAACTCTGAGAAGGAGGCTATCCAGTACATCTACAGGCAGCTGCGCAACGCCGAGCCGCCGGATGACGCAAGCGCGCGCGAGGTGATCATCAACCTTTTCTTCTCGGAGAAGCGTTACGACCTCGGCGAAGTGGGCCGTTACCGCATCAACAAGAAGCTCGGGCTCACCACATCGATGGATGTCAAGGTCCTCACAAAGGAGGATATCATCGCCATCATCAAGTATCTTATCGAGCTTATCAACTCCAAGACTGATGTCGACGATATCGACCACCTGAGCAACCGCCGTGTGCGCACTGTCGGCGAGCAGCTCTATAACCAGTTCGGTGTAGGTCTGGCACGTATGTCCCGCACCATCCGCGAGCGCATGAATGTGCGCGACAATGAGGTGTTCACCCCCATCGATCTTATCAACGCCAAGACCATTTCGAGCGTAATCAATTCGTTCTTCGGCACCAACGCCTTGTCGCAGTTCATGGACCAGACCAACCCTCTGGCGGAGATTACTCACAAGCGTCGTCTGTCGGCACTCGGTCCCGGCGGTCTGTCACGTGAGCGTGCCGGATTCGAGGTGCGTGACGTTCACTATACCCATTACGGACGTCTTTGTCCGATCGAGACCCCTGAAGGACCTAACATCGGTCTTATATCCTCGCTCTGCGTGTATGCCAAGATCAATGATCTCGGTTTCATCGAGACCCCTTACCGCGAGGTGAAGGACGGCAGGGTCGACCTCAACAACGACGACATCGTGTACATGACCGCTGAAGTCGAGGAGGGCAAGATCATTGCGCAGGGTAACGCTCCTGTCGATGACGAGGGCAACTTCATCAACGACCGCGTGAAGGCTCGTATGGACGCCGACTTCCCCATCGTGGCTCCCGACCAGGTGGAGCTTATGGATGTGTCGCCCGCCCAGATCGCATCGATCGCGGCATCGCTCATCCCGTTCCTTGAGCATGACGACGCTAACCGTGCGCTCATGGGATCAAACATGATGCGCCAGGCTGTGCCCCTTATGCGCAGCGAGAGCCCCATAGTCGGCACTGGTATCGAGGGTCAGCTCATCCGCGACTCGCGTACCCAGATCATGGCTGAGGGTGCAGGTGTGATTGAGTTTGTCGATGCCACTGTGATCCGCATCCGTTATGACCGTACCGAGGAGGAGGAGTTCGTAGCGTTCGAGGACAGCGTGAAGGAATATCACCTGCCCAAGTTCCGCAAGACCAACCAGAGCACCACGATCGACCTGCGTCCGATATGCAACAAGGGTCAGCGTGTGCAGAGGGGCGACATACTCACCGAGGGTTACTCCACCGAGAAGGGCGAGCTCGCTCTCGGACGCAACCTCAAGGTGGCGTTCATGCCCTGGAAGGGTTACAACTATGAGGACGCCATCGTGCTCAACGAGCGTGTGGTCAAGGAGGATATACTCACCTCAGTCCATGTGGACGACTTCACCCTTGAAGTCCGCGAGACCAAGCGCGGTATGGAGGAACTCACATCCGACATCCCCAACGTCAGCGAGGATGCCACAAAGGACCTTGACGAGCGCGGCATAGTGCGCGTGGGTGCCCACATCATCCCGGGTGACATCATGATCGGTAAGATCACACCCAAGGGAGAGAGCGATCCTACACCTGAGGAGAAGCTGCTCCGCGCCATCTTCGGCGATAAGGCTGGCGATGTGAAGGACGCATCCCTCAAGGCATCACCCTCACTCAAGGGTGTTGTGATCGGTACTCATCTCTACCAGAAGGCTGAGAAGAAGAAGACCAAGAAGGCATCGAGCGCAGTGCTCCCCAAACTCGACGAGGAGTATGAGGAACGTCAGAGCAGCCTCAAGGATGTCCTAGTCAAGAAACTCATGACACTCACCGACGGAAAGACCTCGCAGGGTGTCAAGGACTTCCTCGGCAGCGACATCATACCCAAGGGTGCCAAGTTTGCGGCTGGAACACTCAAGGAGATCGACTACGATACCATCAATCTGTCGAAGTGGACTTCCGATGCCCATAAGAACGACCTTATCCGCGCCACAATAGTCAACTATCTGCGCAAGAGCAAGGAGATCGAGGCTGCACACCGCCGCAAGAAGTATGACATCTCGATAGGCGATGATCTGCCCTCGGGAATCATGAAGCTCGCCAAGGTCTACGTGGCAAAGAAACGTAAGATCAGCGTGGGTGACAAGATGGCGGGACGTCACGGCAACAAGGGTATCGTATCGCGCATCGTGCGTCAGGAGGATATGCCATTCCTCGCCGACGGTACTCCGGTGGATATCGTGCTCAACCCTCTGGGTGTGCCTTCACGTATGAACCTCGGCCAGATATTCGAGACAGTGCTCGGATGGGCCGGACGTGAGCTCGGCGAGAAGTTTGCCACACCTATCTTCGACGGAGCCACCCTTGAGAACCTCAACGAGTGGACCGACAAGGCAGGAATCCCCCGCTACGGAAAGACCTATCTCTACGACGGTGGCACCGGCGAGCGTTTCGACCAGCCTGCGACCGTGGGAGTAATCTATATGCTTAAGCTCGGTCACATGGTCGAGGACAAGATGCACGCACGTTCCATCGGTCCGTACTCGCTCATCACCCAGCAGCCTCTCGGCGGTAAAGCCCAGTTCGGCGGACAGCGTTTCGGAGAGATGGAGGTATGGGCACTTGAGGCATTCGGTGCGTCACATGTGCTCCAGGAGATCATCACCGTCAAGAGTGATGACGTCACCGGACGATCCAAGACCTACGAGGCTATCGTCAAGGGCGAGCCTATGCCGGCAGCCGGCATCCCCGAGTCGCTCAACGTGCTCCTCCACGAGCTCCGCGGTCTCGGACTCAGCATCAAGCTTGAGCAGTAA